AATCCAGAAACCTGATACTGGAAACTACGCAGCATCTGGGAGAAAGAGTCGTCAGAACGATTGCCATGGACAGCACCGATGGTCTGGCCAGAGGGATGCAGGTCAGTAATACAGGTGAGATGATCACAGTTCCTGTGGGTCCGGAAGTCCTCGGAAGAATAATCAATGTTATCGGCGAGCCAGTAGACGGTGGTGGTAGCATAAAATCAATAAAACGGTATCCTATCCATCGCCCCGCTCCTACTTACCAGGATCAGAGTACAAAAAATGAGGTACTGGTCACCGGTATCAAAGTTATAGATCTGCTGGAGCCTTATGTCAAGGGAGGAAAGATTGGTCTTTTCGGTGGCGCCGGAGTAGGAAAAACCGTTCTGATAATGGAGTTAATCAATAATATCGCAACCGCATACCAGGGTTATTCAGTTTTTGCCGGCATTGGGGAAAGAACCCGTGAAGGAACACAGCTCTGGGGCGAAATGAAAGAATCCGGAGTGCTTGATCGGACCGCACTGGTTTTTGGTCAGATGAATGAACCTCCAGGAGCCCGTGCCAGGGTTGGACTCTCAGCACTGAGTATTGCAGAATATTTCCGTGATGAAGAACGACGCGATGTGCTTCTGTTTGTCGATAATATATTCCGCTTTGTTCAGGCAGGCTCGGAAGTGTCGGCATTGCTTGGCCGAATTCCTTCGGCAGTGGGCTATCAACCTACCCTGTCAACCGATATCGGTGAATTGCAGGAAAGAATCACTTCCACTAAAAACGGTTCTGTTACTTCGGTCCAGGCCATTTATGTCCCTGCTGATGATTACACCGATCCAGCACCTGCAACCACTTTCACTCACCTGGATGCCACCACCAATTTAAGCCGTACCATTCAGGAGATTGGAATTTATCCTGCAGTAGATCCACTGGAGTCAAGCTCAACAATCCTGACCCCTGATATTGTCGGCCA
The DNA window shown above is from Fibrobacter sp. and carries:
- the atpD gene encoding F0F1 ATP synthase subunit beta, which translates into the protein MSTDNSDSKKFQNTGKIVQVVGAVVDVSFEKGDLPEINTALTVTVPDSENNQSRNLILETTQHLGERVVRTIAMDSTDGLARGMQVSNTGEMITVPVGPEVLGRIINVIGEPVDGGGSIKSIKRYPIHRPAPTYQDQSTKNEVLVTGIKVIDLLEPYVKGGKIGLFGGAGVGKTVLIMELINNIATAYQGYSVFAGIGERTREGTQLWGEMKESGVLDRTALVFGQMNEPPGARARVGLSALSIAEYFRDEERRDVLLFVDNIFRFVQAGSEVSALLGRIPSAVGYQPTLSTDIGELQERITSTKNGSVTSVQAIYVPADDYTDPAPATTFTHLDATTNLSRTIQEIGIYPAVDPLESSSTILTPDIVGQDHYRTARRVQELLELYRNLQDIIAILGMDELSEDDRKAVERARKVQKFLSQPFKVAEHFTGIKGKFVPLEDTIRSFTEILDGKHDDLPEQAFYMVGTVEEAREKAKQLS